The following is a genomic window from Planctomycetia bacterium.
TTCCGGCGGTTGAAGATGACGAAGTTGAGATTTCCCGGGTAGAGACCGCGAGCCTGGACGCCCCGCAGTCCATCACCGCCGAGGCGTTCCGAACCCTTCGGGCCAATCTCTTCTTCTGCGCCCCGCCCGAACAGCAGGCGACTCTGCTCGTCACCAGCCCCAGCGGCGGCAACGGCAAGACGACCGTCGCCGTGAATCTGGCGATCTCCATCGCACTTTCCGGTCGTCGCGTGTTAATTGTTGATGCGAACTTCCGAAGGCCCTGTCTGCCACGCATTTTCCCGGACATGCGTCCCGACGGATTGAGCAACATTCTCATCGGGCAATCCCACCTGGACGATTGCGTCATGGCCACCTCGGTACCGGGCCTGGATGTTCTGGGCGCCGGGCCGCTGCCGCCGAATCCCGCGGAGCTCCTGGGCAGCACCTATCTGCGCGACATGCTGGCGGATGCGCGCGCCCGGTACGATCAGGTGATCTTCGATGGGCCGCCGGTTCTACTGGTCAGCGATGCGATGGTGCTGTCGGCCGCTGTAGATGGCGTGCTGCTCATCTGCCAGTATCGCTCGACGTCGCGCGGCGCTTTACAGCGAACCCAGCAGCAGCTTGAGGCCATCAACGCGAGAATCTTCGGCGCCGTGTTGAATCGCGTGGAGACGCGGGCCGGCGGATACTTCCGCGAGGCCTATCGCGAATTCTACGAATACAGCGAGATGCCCGAGGAATCGGGAGGCCAAGCCAAGCAGCTTGACGCGGAGGCCGCCGACCAGTTGCAGACCGGTGAAGGGGCTTCCGAAGGGGAAGCGCCTCGGGAAGGCGACGATCAGAACCTCCTTGCCACGGACACCGATGGCAAGGACGCCGAAGGCAGGGACGCCGATGCCACGGAGACGCCCCAGGACACCACCGACGAGGCCCATCCGGCGGACGATGCGCCGATCGATGTGGACGCAGAGATCGCCAGCATTGGCGGCGAGTCCATCCTTGCCGACGAAGACCTTATCCTGGACGACGATACGCCGTTCATCGACAATGAAACCACCCCTGAAGACCCCCATCGCACCTGACCGTTTCCCGCCACGGCTCCTCGACGTATTCTATTGACCGGTTCGCCAGGCGACGGAGGTTCAGGTGCGCAAAGATCCGATCGTACTCGCCCAAGACATGCTCAAAGAACAGGCCGAGGCCTTGGCCGAACTCGGCAGCTTGATCGGTGAGCCGCTGCGCGAGGCCGTCGAGTTGATCCTGGCGACGCGCGATCAAGTCGTCCTCACCGGACTCGGAAAGAGCGGCCTAATCGCCCGGAAAATCGCCGCCACGCTCGCCAGCACCGGCACGCCGGCCATCTTCATGCATCCGGTGGAGGGGGTTCACGGCGACCTCGGCGCCGTCGGCCCCAACGCCGTCCTGGTGGCGCTTTCAAAGAGCGGCCATACCGACGAACTGGTTCGATTCGTCGGGCACTTTCGGCGGCTGGGGGGAAAAGTCATCGCCGTCTGCGAATCCAACGGCTGCCCGCTGGTTGAGCTTGCGGACGTATTTCTGGCCATCCCGGCGCGCTGCGAGGCCGGCCCCCTGGCACTGGCTCCGACGACCAGCACCCTGCTGATGCTCGCCCTCGGCGACGCCTTGGCGATGGCCCTCTTGGATGCCCGCGGTTTTTCGGCGGAAGCTTTTGCCAAGTTTCACCCGGACGGAAGCCTGGGACGCCGCCTGCTGCTCCGGGTCGCGGATTTGATGCATCGCGATACTGAAATGCCCTGCGTGTCGGACTCGGCCAAGTTCAACGAGCTCCTACTGGAGATGACCGGCAAACGCCTGGGCATGACGTGCATCGTGAATGCGGCCGGCCATCTGCTGGGCGTGTTCACCGACGGCGATCTTCGCCGATTGCTCACGCGGTCTGAATCTCCCGGCAAATTGTCCGCCCTGGAGGCGTGGAAAGGCAGTCGTCGCGATCCATCGGAGCCGGCGGTTCGCTGCTCCACGATTTCTTCGTCGATTCTGGCGGTTGACGCGCTGCGGATGATGCGCGAGAGCGAAATCACGGTGCTGGTTGTTTCCGACGACGGCAACGTGCCGATAGGAATCGTGCGGCTACAGGATCTGGTGAAAGCGGGCCTGAGCTGATTTAGCGGAGCGGCAGGCGGCATGAGATTGCGCAATAGCACCGGCATTTGCTCGAAGCGGCTCGCGGAAATATTTGCCGAGGCCGTGGGCGATTGGCCGACCGGCAACATCGACGTGGCGGTTCGCCACAGCAGGGGGTCTGAGTTCTCCGGAAGCTGCTACTATTCGCCGCCTCGCATCTACATCAACCTGGGCCGGGACAACCGCTATCCCTACCATATTCGCACGCACATTGCCCGGGCCAGCTCCAATGCACGCTGCTGGTGGCGCGAGTTATACACGGTGGAACTGGCCGACGCCTCTCAACTTGCACTGTTCATCTTTCTGCATGAGTTTTATCACTGGCTGGTTCGACAGGCTCGCCGCAACAGCCGGCAGAAGGAGGCGCGTTGCGATCGGTTTGCGACGAGGCACCTCGTCGATGTGCATGGCTGCAAGGTCCGCGACGCGCGTGGGCAGATTGTAAGCCGGCATGCCTGGGATTTTCAGGACCTGGAGGGCTTCGTCGCGGCGGCGAAGCGGAAGACTGGGCATGGCGTCCATGCGGCCCCCTATCCTCACCCGTTGCAATCCGCTTCGCGCCCCATTGCGCGAGATGATCAATTCCTTTTATTCTCCTGAATTCGCCCGCTCGGCGCGCGAGGGCTCCCCGTCGTCGCTCAACTGTTTGATCCGTTCGTCGCAGTCGCGGAGCGCCTCATCGGTTCGGCTGATCGCCGCTTCGCTCGCCGGCGGAAGCCGTCCGCTCGATTTCAATTCGTCGAGAATGCGCTTCGACTTTTCGAAATCCAATCGCGCGGCCTGCCAGTGCGCAAGTCGCGACTCCGCCGAAAGGCCCGGCGCCTCGCCCATGAGGGCCCGGACATCGCCGACATCGTAGTGGCAGGTGGACAAGTCAAGGGTGAACTGCACGTCCTGTTGTTCTTTTTCCTGCAGGCCCTGGATCAACTCCAGCGCCGACTTTGATGATTCCATGGCCTCGTCGGCGTTGCCCTGTGCCTTGTAAATCGCGCAAAGCCGCTGGTGGGCCAGCGCCAGGTCGCGCTGGACGACAACATAGTTCGGGTCGGCGTCGGCCACCTTCTCGATCAGATCGCGATATTTGAGGAAATGGGCCAGAGCCTTGTCGTATTCCTTTTTCTCCTGAAAGACGTCGCCGATCATGAACTCGGCAACCGCCAGATTGCGCTTGGCGTGAAAATCCGCGGGGTCGATCTCCGCCTGGGCCGATCGCAGCGAGAGTACTTCCTCGTAGTAAGGCAGCGCGTCGTCGGGCTTGCCCAGTTTGATCTGAATGATTCCCTGGCTCCGCAGCAGGTTCGAGAGGCTGTTCACGATGCGGACGTTTTCGGGATCGGCGGCAATGATCTGCCGGGCAATTCGCTCGCCCTCCTTGAAGTGGGCGGACGCCTGGTCGTATTGCTTCATGACCAGCCGCAGCTCGCCCATGCTGCCGTTGATCATCGCCAGATTCGTGAGGATGCCGATATCCGAGGGCTTTTGCGCCAGAAGATTCTGGGTGTACTCCAGATACTTGGCGTGATTCTCAATGGCCTCGTCGAGTTGCCCCATGGAGGCCTGCAAACGGCCCAGGTTCACATATGCGCCCGCCAGCCCACGCTTGTACTTCGCGCTGGCCGGGTCCTGCGCAACGAGCTTCTTGGCGATTTCAAGATGCTTTTTTGTATGATCCAATGCGTCCTGCGATCGTCCGACCCGACGCAGGGCTATGCTGACCAGTTCGTGAGCCGCCCCCAGCGCCGACGTAGACTCAGGATCGTCGGGCCGCAGCGCGCAGAGTTTCTCGACGATGCGCAGGGACTTTTCCTGACTTTCGAGCGACCCTTTTGTATCGCCGAGATTTGACAGGCTCGCCATACCCTGGACGGACGCGAGCCGGCTGTATCCCTCGGCCAATCCCTTCAGCAGGCCGACATCGTCTCCGGCCTCGCTTGCCAGCTTGTCGAGATATTCAATGCCGGTGCGCACGATCTGCTCGCGGGCCTTCGTCGCGCCCGGCAGGGCCTGAACCTCGTCGTAAAGGTCGAACAATACGGTGCGGGCGAGCGACTGGACCTCCTGGAATCGCCGCTCGGCGCGCTGGCGTTCGAGATTCTCGGCGTCGCGGGCCTCTTGCGCCTCAATCAGGCGCGCCTCGGCGAGCCGGCGCTGACTCGATTCGCGGACGGCGAACCATGCCATGCCGATGACACCCAGGACCAGGGCGAGGAGCGTCGCGGCGCTGCCGGCCACCATCGCCTTGTTGCGCTTGGCGAATTTCTGGAATTGATAGGCGGCACTGGCGCGGCGGGCGATGATGGGCTCATCTCGAAGGAATCGCCGAAGGTCGCCGGCCAGCTCCGCCGCCGACTGGTATCGCCGGTCCCTGTCCTTCTCCATGGCCCGCTGGACGATCGTCTCGATGTCGCCCCGAAATGTCGTGCTGATCGAACTTAGACGCGATGGCTCCTCCTCGCGGATGATCCTCACCGCATCGGGGATTGCGCGATTGCGGACTTCGAGAGGGAGCTTGCCGGCGAGCAGCTCGTAGAGAATGACGCCCAGAGCGTACACGTCCGAGCGCATGTCCAACTGCGACGGATCACCGGCGACCTGTTCCGGGCTCATGTACGGCACGGTTCCGATCAACTGGCCGACGTCGGTCTGCAATGTGACGGCGTGAATGTCCGAATCGGTCGCCCGGGCAACGCCGAAGTCGAGAATCTTGGGCTGGCCGATCGCCTCATTGCGCGTGCCGGCCGACGTTGCGCCCGACTTGCTGACCGGAGTCTCCGCGGCCCCGACGAGAATGTTCGCCGGCTTCAGGTCGCGATGAATGACCCCGCGCTGGTGGGCATGGTGAACGGCATCGGCGATCCGCGCGAGCATCTCGATTCGTTCGCGCGTCCCGAGATGGCAGGCGTTGACATGCTCCAGCAGCGGGCGCCCATGGATAAGCTCCATGGCAAGATAAGGCTGCGTGACCGTGAAGCCGGAGGCGGTTTGCACCTCGGAGACGCCCGCTTCATAGACATGGGCGATGCCGGGATGCTGGAGGTGGCCGAGGATTTCGGCTTCAAGCTGAAAGCGGCGCAGCACCTGGCGCGAACCCAGACCCGGGGCGATGACCTTCAGGGCGACGGTTCTGCCGGGGTTTTCCTGGCGCGCCTCGTAAACGACGCCCATGCCGCCTTCGCCGATTTTCTGAATGATCTCGTAGCGGCCGATGCGCCTGGGGAGTTCGTCGGCTTGCGCGGCCGTCGACGACTCGACCCGGAGAGCCGGCGTTTCCAGGAAGCTCTTGGTTCCGTCGGCGTCGCTGCGAAGGAGACCCTCGACGAAGGCGCGGAGCTCTTCATCGCCTGCGCACTGCGCCGCGAGCGCCGATGCCCGATCAGGTACAGGCAGCGTGACAACCGCCTGAAAAATCTCTTCGGCTCGTGAAAATTTCTCGCCGCTCAGCATGGGCTCATTTCCGGGGCCCGGAGTCTGTTTCCGATAGTTGGGAGTGCAGCAGTGCTTTGACGAATCGCCAATCCCGCTCCGCGGTGGGAACGGAGATCCCCAGGGCCGCCGCCGCCTCTTCCGTTGTCAGGCCGGCGAAGAATCGAAGATTGACGAGCTGCGCCTTTCGCGGGTCGCGCTTCTCCAGTTCCTTGAGGGCCTCGTCGAGCGCGAGAATGTCTTCCGAAGGCTCGGCGATCGCCAGTTCTCCGGGATCCACGGCGACGCGGTCGAATTCCCCTCCGCGCTTCAGGCTGGCTTTTCTTCGCACCTGCTCAACGAGAATCTGGCGCATGGCTTGTGCAGCAGCCGCGAAGAAGTGGCCGCGACTGTTCCACGACGGCGCATCGCTGCCGACCATGCGCATGTACGCCTCATGCACCAGCGCGGTCGGCTGAAGGGTGTTGCCCGGTGGCGTTTTCGTCATACGAGATTGGGCCAGCTTGCGAAGCTCGGCATAGACCAATGGCAGCAGTTCCGAAGAAGCGCGCGGATCGCCCGCGCTGACCTGCTTCAGCATCTGCGTGACCAGTCCGGCCTGCTCATCCGCCATGATCTGCGGTTCTCCGTCTGGATTATCTTAGCTCATCGTACGGCCGGAGGGATAT
Proteins encoded in this region:
- a CDS encoding sigma-70 family RNA polymerase sigma factor is translated as MLKQVSAGDPRASSELLPLVYAELRKLAQSRMTKTPPGNTLQPTALVHEAYMRMVGSDAPSWNSRGHFFAAAAQAMRQILVEQVRRKASLKRGGEFDRVAVDPGELAIAEPSEDILALDEALKELEKRDPRKAQLVNLRFFAGLTTEEAAAALGISVPTAERDWRFVKALLHSQLSETDSGPRK
- a CDS encoding KpsF/GutQ family sugar-phosphate isomerase, with amino-acid sequence MRKDPIVLAQDMLKEQAEALAELGSLIGEPLREAVELILATRDQVVLTGLGKSGLIARKIAATLASTGTPAIFMHPVEGVHGDLGAVGPNAVLVALSKSGHTDELVRFVGHFRRLGGKVIAVCESNGCPLVELADVFLAIPARCEAGPLALAPTTSTLLMLALGDALAMALLDARGFSAEAFAKFHPDGSLGRRLLLRVADLMHRDTEMPCVSDSAKFNELLLEMTGKRLGMTCIVNAAGHLLGVFTDGDLRRLLTRSESPGKLSALEAWKGSRRDPSEPAVRCSTISSSILAVDALRMMRESEITVLVVSDDGNVPIGIVRLQDLVKAGLS
- a CDS encoding protein kinase — translated: MLSGEKFSRAEEIFQAVVTLPVPDRASALAAQCAGDEELRAFVEGLLRSDADGTKSFLETPALRVESSTAAQADELPRRIGRYEIIQKIGEGGMGVVYEARQENPGRTVALKVIAPGLGSRQVLRRFQLEAEILGHLQHPGIAHVYEAGVSEVQTASGFTVTQPYLAMELIHGRPLLEHVNACHLGTRERIEMLARIADAVHHAHQRGVIHRDLKPANILVGAAETPVSKSGATSAGTRNEAIGQPKILDFGVARATDSDIHAVTLQTDVGQLIGTVPYMSPEQVAGDPSQLDMRSDVYALGVILYELLAGKLPLEVRNRAIPDAVRIIREEEPSRLSSISTTFRGDIETIVQRAMEKDRDRRYQSAAELAGDLRRFLRDEPIIARRASAAYQFQKFAKRNKAMVAGSAATLLALVLGVIGMAWFAVRESSQRRLAEARLIEAQEARDAENLERQRAERRFQEVQSLARTVLFDLYDEVQALPGATKAREQIVRTGIEYLDKLASEAGDDVGLLKGLAEGYSRLASVQGMASLSNLGDTKGSLESQEKSLRIVEKLCALRPDDPESTSALGAAHELVSIALRRVGRSQDALDHTKKHLEIAKKLVAQDPASAKYKRGLAGAYVNLGRLQASMGQLDEAIENHAKYLEYTQNLLAQKPSDIGILTNLAMINGSMGELRLVMKQYDQASAHFKEGERIARQIIAADPENVRIVNSLSNLLRSQGIIQIKLGKPDDALPYYEEVLSLRSAQAEIDPADFHAKRNLAVAEFMIGDVFQEKKEYDKALAHFLKYRDLIEKVADADPNYVVVQRDLALAHQRLCAIYKAQGNADEAMESSKSALELIQGLQEKEQQDVQFTLDLSTCHYDVGDVRALMGEAPGLSAESRLAHWQAARLDFEKSKRILDELKSSGRLPPASEAAISRTDEALRDCDERIKQLSDDGEPSRAERANSGE